The Hemibagrus wyckioides isolate EC202008001 linkage group LG10, SWU_Hwy_1.0, whole genome shotgun sequence genome includes a window with the following:
- the polr2l gene encoding DNA-directed RNA polymerases I, II, and III subunit RPABC5 — protein MIIPIRCFTCGKIVGNKWEAYLGLLQAEYTEGDALDALGLKRYCCRRMLLSHVDLIEKLLNYAPLEK, from the exons ATGATTATCCCGATCCGCTGCTTCACCTGTGGGAAGATTGTAGGAAACAAGTGGGAGGCTTACCTGGGACTCTTACAGGCGGAATATACTGaagg AGATGCTCTGGACGCTCTGGGCTTGAAGAGGTACTGCTGTCGCAGGATGCTGCTCTCTCACGTCGATCTGATCGAGAAACTGCTGAACTACGCACCACTGGAGAAATAA
- the LOC131360267 gene encoding uncharacterized protein LOC131360267, producing the protein MLIHAEDQTPFHATTSLSPVLGRCLPETVVFLDSVLSPILRRSPPKRLWDMSPVSPQPGQGQLHEQVQLDPDSLRFPPGDSGGLISVCLYAFASSDSAVPGSLCSCVIPAQEEKRVEQHSPQHTDLMSVFLLLLACDLLPRKRALLGFSSLQPATLSISIAALNAVCLKWYIPPPLCPPLPAASSITALPFILTFSLRTILRPVSVSLKAQLSVFYLLRQHKLITKARRNKGRTEEGHPKHQRDKNTPYTLTVRMESKAKSSVKPGTKTEKKDAAPPPKPNPAPAEPEVEKPAQDGNQEGAQEENEAAGCSCETLEHLKPFLIGGAVVALGAVLVGLVLLARKK; encoded by the exons ATGCTGATCCATGCTGAGGATCAGACGCCTTTCCATGCAACAACAAGTCTCTCACCTGTTTTAGGACGGTGTCTTCCCGAGACCGTCGTCTTCTTGGATTCTGTTCTCTCTCCCATCCTCCGCAGATCGCCACCCAAACGTCTCTGGGATA TGTCCCCAGTGTCTCCACAGCCAGGTCAGGGACAGCTGCACGAGCAGGTCCAGCTCGACCCGGACTCTCTCAGATTTCCTCCAGGTGACTCCGGTGGCCTCATATCTGTGTGTCTTTACGCATTTGCGTCGTCGGATTCAGCTGTACCAGGGTCCCTCTGCTCGTGCGTAATCCCAGCGCAGG AAGAGAAGCGAGTAGAGCAGCACAGTCCTCAGCACACGGACCTGATGTCtgtcttccttcttcttcttgcctGCGATCTGCTTCCGCGAAAACGGGCGTTGCTGGGATTCTCCTCTCTCCAACCCGCAACTCTCTCCATTTCCATCGCCGCCCTCAACGCAGTTTGC CTGAAGTGGTACATtccacctcctctctgtcctccgCTCCCTGCTGCATCCTCCATCACTGCACTTCCCTTCATTCTCACTTTCTCCTTGAGGACGATTTTGAGGCCTGTTTCAGTGTCACTTAAAGCCCAGCTCTCTGTCTTCTATCTGCTCCGTCAGCACAAGCTTATCACGAAGGCACGGAGGAATAAAGGAAGAACAGAAGAAG GACATCCAAAGCACCAGAGAGACAAAAATACCCCCTACACATTGACCGTCCGTATGGAGTCCAAGGCGAAGAGCAGCGTGAAACCAGGTACCAAGACGGAGAAGAAAGATGCGGCACCTCCTCCGAAGCCGAACCCTGCTCCTGCTGAACCCGAGGTGGAAAAACCGGCGCAAGATGGCAACCAAGAGGGAGCGCAGGAAGAGAATGAGGCGGCTGGATGCAGCTGTGAGACCCTGGAGCACCTGAAGCCGTTCCTCATCGGTGGAGCTGTAGTAGCGCTCGGAGCCGTCTTGGTGGGCTTGGTTTTATTAGCCAGAAAGAAGTGA